Genomic window (Chthonomonas sp.):
AATTCAATCGGCGCGTGCTAGCCGAAGCCACCAACGAGCGCAATCCGTTGCTGGAAAAGTTAAAGTTTCTGGCGATTTTTGAATCAAATCTCGACGAGTTTTATATGGTGCGCGTTTCGGGCCTCATTGAGCAAGAAGAAGCGAAAATCACCGAGCGCACGCCGGATGGGCTGACGCCCTCCGAGCAGCTTCAGGCCATCGCCGAGCTTGCCGTGCCGATGCGCAAAGAGGCGAACCAGGTGTGGAAGGGGCTTCTGCCAAAACTGCAAAAAGTGGGCGTGCGGATTCGTGGGTGGGATGACCTCACCGACAAGCAGCGCGCCGACATGGCGACCTACTTTCTGCGGTCGATCAAGCCGATCCTTACGCCGCTGATTCTCGATCCCGCGCCGAGCGTGCCGTTTATCTCGAACCGCTCGCTGAACCTCGCGGTCGAGATTAGCGACGAGAGCGGGCCGCGGATCGGTCGCGTGAAGGTACCTCACGAAGACCGGCGGTTCATCCCTATTCCGGGGCTGAAAAACGAGTTCATTGCGCTGGAAGACCTGGTCACCGCGAACATCAATGAGCTGTACCCCGGCGCGAAGATCGTGGGGGTTCACCCGTTCCGGTTGGTGCGCGACGCCGACATGGATATCCGTTGGCTGGAAGCGGCGGACCTTGTCAGCTCGGTCGAAAACACGATTCACCAGCGCCGGTTTGGCGATCCGGTTCTGCTGCAAGTGCAGCCGACCATGCCCGCCGCGCTCCTGAAAAACCTCATGCGCATGCATGCGCTGGAAACACAGGACGTGATGGTGATTGATGGGCTGCTCGCGCTCGAAGGTCTTTGGGACCTCGCCGCCCTGAGCATCGCCGGCGAGAAGTTTCCGCCCGCCCGATCGTATCTCAGCGACAAACTCGCGACGAGCGACTCGCTATTCGCCGAGGTGAAGTCGCGCGACGTGGTGGTGCATCAGCCGTTTGACAGCTTCGCCAGCGTGCAGGCCTTCATCGATTCCGCCGCGACCGACCCGCGCGTGCTCGGCATCAAGCAAACCCTGTATCGCGTCGGCAAGGAGTCACCGGTGGTCGAATCGTTGCTGGAAGCGGCTCGCGAAGGCAAGCAAGTGGCCGTCATGGTCGAGCTCAAGGCGCGCTTTGACGAGACGAATAACATCACTTGGGCGCGGATGCTCGAACGCGCGGGGGTGCACGTGAGCTATGGCTTTCAGGAACTTAAAACCCACTGCAAACTCGCGCTCGTTGTGCGACGGCAATCGGATGGTTCGCTGCGTTCGTTCGCGCACATCGGCACCGGGAACTACAATCCGGTGACCGCGCAGCTCTACACCGACTTCGGCATGTTCACCTCCGATCCGGACATCACGGACGACGTGGCGACCCTGTTTAACTACCTCACCGGGTTCAGCAAAGACGTCAGTTACAAGCGCCTGCTGGTGGCGCCAGATAACCTGCGCGACGGAATTTTGGAGCGCATTGAGCGCGAGGCCGCGCACGGCAAGGCGGGCCGGATTATCTTTAAGCTCAACTCGCTCGTGGATCCGGAAGTCATCGACGCGCTCTACGAAGCGGCGGGCGCAGGGGTTTCCATTGATTGCGTGGTGCGGGGCATCTGCTGCCTCATCCCGCGCAAAAACATTCGTGTGCGCAGTATCGTCGGGCGATTTTTGGAGCATAGCCGCGCTTACTACTTTGGCAACAACGGCCAGGCGGAACTTTACATCGGCAGTAGCGACATCATGCGACGCAACTTAGACCGCCGCGTCGAGGTCCTGGCCCCGATTTCGAACGCAAAACAGATTCAACGATTCTTGGAACAGGTGCTCGAACCCTACTTGCGGGACACGACAAACGCGTGGGAATTGCAGACCGATGGCACCTATGTTCGGGTGCAAAACGAGAAGAAACCTTACTCGGCGCAAGAAGCATTGCAGGACAATCCGTTTTCGTTGCGCGATATCCCCACAAAATAGTTACAGTTCTTCCTCCGTTTTGGCCTGAAATTGAGTACCTATACTGAGTTACTCATCATGGTCTACTTTGTACCGGGAATTATCGCTATTGCGGTCCTGTTATTGGTCACGCGATTGCAGCGCTACGAAAAGGCGGCGGCGTCTGATTTTGTGGGCGCGGGGCTGGCCGCCGCGCTTGGCCTCGCCGCCTATCTTTTGGCTCGTTCGCCCATGGCCAGCGGGTGGGAAGGCCAAGCAAGTCTCTACGGCATGGCCATCGGTGCGTTCCTGGGCGCGATAATGCACCTACTTCCGGATTACAAAGAATTCCGCGGCTCGGCCGGGTTTGCGGTCGCGCTGATGGGGATCGCCGCCATCCAAACGCCGAGCATGATTGATTCGCGCGGCATGATTCTCGGCCTCCTCGGAGGCGTGGGCGTGGTGTGGCTGATCTCGGCCAGCGATCGCCTGGCCGGACTCGTGCTCGGCGCGACCGTCCTCGGCTCGACGCACCTGTTCGCAAAGGAAATCGCGCTCGAAGGCACGGCGGAGCCGATTCGGCTGAGCGTCGCGATGGCGATGGTTTGGTTGCTGGTTTCGGTGGGCGAGGCCTTCGCCAAAGGCGAGAACCGGCGCCTCGTCCGGATCGCGGGCGGAGTCGGAGCGACCATGCTCGTGGTGTTCATGGGCCGTAACCTGTTGGGTGTGGGCCAGATGTGGCAACCCGGTTTACTTGGACTCGGTGCGGCCGCGCTGGTCGCGTGGTTTGTCCCGAAAGATGAAGCGAAAAGTGGCCCCTACGCGACGGCCGCGGCGCTTCTCTGGCTGGGCCTGTGTACGGTCGCGGTCGGATTCGATCGCGCACTGGGATTGCCGATCATGCTCTTTTCGGCGGCCACGATGATGGTCTGCCTCGACCGCCCCGGCTTGCTCATCACGCTGGCCCCGGTGGTCGCGATGCTGCTGTTCCGGGTGATGCGACTCGCCGACCCGGCCGCCATGCGCTCGATTGACCTCGGCCAAAACTACGCCGTGGTGGGTCTTCTCGCAGGCTTCCTCATGGTCCAACTCAGCGGA
Coding sequences:
- the ppk1 gene encoding polyphosphate kinase 1, with product MAAYLNRELSWLEFNRRVLAEATNERNPLLEKLKFLAIFESNLDEFYMVRVSGLIEQEEAKITERTPDGLTPSEQLQAIAELAVPMRKEANQVWKGLLPKLQKVGVRIRGWDDLTDKQRADMATYFLRSIKPILTPLILDPAPSVPFISNRSLNLAVEISDESGPRIGRVKVPHEDRRFIPIPGLKNEFIALEDLVTANINELYPGAKIVGVHPFRLVRDADMDIRWLEAADLVSSVENTIHQRRFGDPVLLQVQPTMPAALLKNLMRMHALETQDVMVIDGLLALEGLWDLAALSIAGEKFPPARSYLSDKLATSDSLFAEVKSRDVVVHQPFDSFASVQAFIDSAATDPRVLGIKQTLYRVGKESPVVESLLEAAREGKQVAVMVELKARFDETNNITWARMLERAGVHVSYGFQELKTHCKLALVVRRQSDGSLRSFAHIGTGNYNPVTAQLYTDFGMFTSDPDITDDVATLFNYLTGFSKDVSYKRLLVAPDNLRDGILERIEREAAHGKAGRIIFKLNSLVDPEVIDALYEAAGAGVSIDCVVRGICCLIPRKNIRVRSIVGRFLEHSRAYYFGNNGQAELYIGSSDIMRRNLDRRVEVLAPISNAKQIQRFLEQVLEPYLRDTTNAWELQTDGTYVRVQNEKKPYSAQEALQDNPFSLRDIPTK